The proteins below are encoded in one region of Paenarthrobacter ilicis:
- a CDS encoding helix-turn-helix domain-containing protein: protein MIANNETSQTSGDVPPRKRAEKKVEITDPKAIRALAHAARLEVISELYATQVSHTATELAARTGLTPSAMSYHLRALQKWGIVAPAENAGDARERRWKAAGTDFTISGGSVASPEIAVVDLELDAFRRRASAFAKARGERRQRGDAAEEPAAVVLSSNLLYLTNPQRKELKDRIREILREYELEDPTRIPEGAERVATLWSMIPDDRVAPGH from the coding sequence GTGATTGCGAACAACGAGACATCTCAAACGTCAGGCGACGTTCCTCCTCGGAAGCGGGCCGAAAAGAAGGTTGAGATCACTGACCCCAAGGCCATCCGTGCCTTGGCGCATGCTGCGCGCCTCGAGGTCATTTCCGAGCTTTATGCCACACAAGTCAGCCACACAGCTACGGAACTGGCTGCTCGGACAGGGCTCACCCCCAGCGCCATGAGCTACCACTTGCGCGCCTTGCAGAAGTGGGGAATCGTGGCTCCGGCGGAAAATGCAGGGGATGCCAGGGAACGGCGGTGGAAAGCAGCGGGTACGGACTTCACCATCTCCGGAGGCAGTGTTGCCAGTCCGGAGATCGCAGTGGTGGACCTGGAACTGGACGCTTTCCGGCGGCGTGCTTCGGCCTTCGCGAAGGCGCGCGGGGAACGGCGCCAGCGTGGCGATGCAGCGGAGGAACCGGCAGCAGTGGTCCTGTCCAGCAACCTTTTATACCTGACCAACCCGCAGCGAAAGGAGCTTAAGGATCGAATCCGTGAGATCCTGCGGGAGTATGAACTCGAGGACCCGACCCGGATACCCGAAGGTGCCGAACGTGTGGCAACCTTGTGGTCAATGATCCCGGACGACCGCGTAGCACCCGGGCACTAA